In the genome of Desulfovibrio desulfuricans, one region contains:
- a CDS encoding HD domain-containing phosphohydrolase, whose protein sequence is MTRAEDADDPAREQRCNKILLVDDAPENLRILSECLRDKYTIMFAKNGPDALRLARYQPPPDLILLDVIMPGMDGYEVCRKLRDETQTRDIPIMFITAQNEETDEAKGLSLGAQDYITKPFRSSLVRNRVANQLKYKRYRDHLNDMVFERTHQLALTQEATIHAMASLAEWRDTETGAHIKRTQNYVKTLALYISQLPQYRDELDLDSISWLYLSAPLHDVGKVAIADTVLHKPGPLTDEEYEAMKEHTTHGRAVLASADKFLGENSFLRIASDIAYCHHERWDGKGYPRGLSGREIPLSARLMSVADVYDALRSKRVYKPSMPHETAVRIIVDGRGTQFDPDIVDAFVALQEDFRNIASKYSDM, encoded by the coding sequence ATGACCAGGGCCGAGGATGCAGACGACCCCGCGCGGGAGCAACGGTGCAACAAAATTCTGCTGGTGGACGATGCGCCGGAAAACCTGCGTATCCTCAGCGAATGCCTGCGCGACAAATACACCATCATGTTTGCCAAAAACGGGCCGGACGCCCTGCGGCTGGCCCGATACCAGCCGCCGCCGGACCTCATCCTTCTGGACGTGATCATGCCCGGCATGGACGGCTATGAAGTGTGCAGAAAATTGCGGGACGAAACGCAGACGCGCGATATCCCCATTATGTTCATCACCGCCCAGAATGAAGAAACAGACGAAGCCAAGGGCCTCTCGCTGGGCGCGCAAGACTACATCACCAAACCCTTCCGCTCGTCCCTTGTACGCAACCGCGTAGCCAACCAGCTCAAATACAAACGCTATCGCGACCACCTCAACGACATGGTGTTCGAGCGCACGCACCAGCTGGCCCTCACCCAGGAGGCCACCATTCACGCCATGGCCAGCCTGGCCGAATGGCGCGACACCGAAACCGGCGCCCACATCAAACGCACGCAAAATTATGTAAAGACCCTGGCCCTCTACATTTCCCAGCTGCCCCAGTACAGGGACGAGCTGGACCTGGACTCCATCTCGTGGCTTTACCTCTCCGCCCCGCTGCACGACGTGGGCAAGGTGGCCATTGCCGATACCGTGCTGCACAAGCCCGGCCCCCTCACCGACGAGGAGTACGAGGCCATGAAGGAGCACACCACCCACGGACGCGCCGTGCTGGCCTCGGCAGACAAATTTTTGGGCGAAAACTCCTTTTTGCGCATCGCCAGCGACATTGCCTATTGCCACCATGAGCGATGGGACGGCAAGGGCTACCCGCGCGGGCTGTCGGGCAGGGAAATCCCGCTTTCGGCACGCCTCATGAGCGTGGCCGACGTTTACGACGCGCTGCGCAGCAAACGCGTGTATAAACCCTCCATGCCGCACGAGACAGCCGTGCGCATCATTGTGGATGGCCGGGGAACCCAGTTTGACCCGGACATTGTGGACGCCTTTGTCGCCCTGCAGGAAGACTTTCGCAATATCGCCAGCAAGTATTCCGACATGTAG
- the polA gene encoding DNA polymerase I: MSLKQRLNLSAEPLFLMDGSAFIYRGFFANKNMQRSDGFPTNALVVVTRVLLRILRDERPGLFLFVKDGKGKNFRHDLFPLYKANRDATPEDLVRQMEPIVRMVKALGIPVEISDGCEADDCIASLAARFSAQRPVIIVSGDKDLKQCLGPNVYMWDPASKEEKLLSAADFTAESGLRPDQWADVQALVGDTSDNIPGVPGIGPKTAQKIFEICPTLEDIRDHFALLSPKIQDKLRDHLENMFLWRQLTSLSLDTCTELTIDDMTVAPLDEAQCAAMADEFELHALRRDMAALARLQHRAPAMAEAAPQRAGSTASPTGGAVPAGAASPNDFALQSAVSRPAQQGLLDVSADKAVAKPRPSAGAGPQMSLLDVADEPEAPLIGQSGLLPSCAGREVAVVWPGGQGKPPHVGVAGSDDFRWGGSTDDLCTWLAGAQRLVTADLKAQLIAAACWCKLPTEATPPFFFDLGLAAYLINPEESDYGWPRLAVRWGAPLREGQGGNGPASMALRMAAVMEQRLEADGLLELYRALELPLTPVLAQMEARGVGIDAAAFQTFLLDVQSEIDRLTQEVFAAVGTTFNIRSAQQLGEVLFNALKLPSPRKTRGGQASTSQETLEKLAGQHPVVESILQFRKLEKMRSTYLDPLPRLVDSRGRIHTTFNQKATATGRLSSSNPNLQNIPVRGPLGKRMRSCFIAGPQNLLVSADYSQVELRVLAHMSQDAALLEAFRNGEDIHARTAALVYDLPPGEVSPDQRRNAKTINFGLIYGMGAQKLAQELKISSNEAKEFIARYFERLTGLKEFYEEVEAVAKRQGYVTTLGGRRRLLPDIHSANGQNYALARRQAINTVIQGSAADIIKLAMLAVAHDAELKRLDARLLLQVHDELLLEVPTDAAAAAGERVAALMSGVMPGGAALSVPLVVDWGQGRDWGSAH; encoded by the coding sequence ATGTCGCTGAAACAACGCCTCAATCTGTCTGCCGAGCCGCTTTTTCTTATGGACGGCTCCGCCTTTATCTACCGCGGGTTTTTTGCCAACAAAAACATGCAGCGTTCCGACGGGTTTCCCACCAACGCGCTGGTGGTGGTAACCCGCGTGCTGTTGCGCATTTTGCGCGACGAGCGCCCCGGTCTTTTTTTGTTTGTCAAAGACGGCAAGGGCAAAAATTTTCGGCACGACCTGTTTCCGCTGTACAAGGCCAACCGCGACGCCACGCCTGAAGATCTGGTGCGGCAGATGGAACCCATTGTGCGCATGGTAAAGGCGCTGGGCATACCCGTGGAAATTTCGGACGGCTGCGAGGCCGACGATTGCATTGCCTCGCTGGCGGCGCGGTTTTCGGCCCAGAGGCCCGTGATTATCGTGAGCGGCGACAAAGACCTCAAGCAGTGCCTTGGCCCCAACGTCTACATGTGGGACCCTGCCTCCAAGGAAGAAAAACTGCTCTCAGCCGCCGATTTTACGGCAGAGAGCGGCCTGCGCCCCGACCAGTGGGCCGATGTGCAGGCCCTTGTGGGCGACACGAGCGATAATATTCCCGGCGTGCCGGGCATCGGCCCCAAGACGGCGCAGAAGATTTTTGAAATCTGTCCCACGCTTGAGGATATCCGCGATCATTTTGCGCTGCTGTCGCCAAAAATTCAGGACAAGCTGCGCGATCACCTTGAAAACATGTTTTTGTGGCGGCAGCTTACGTCGCTCTCGCTCGACACCTGCACGGAGCTGACCATTGACGACATGACCGTAGCCCCGCTGGACGAAGCCCAGTGCGCGGCCATGGCTGACGAATTTGAGCTGCACGCCCTGCGGCGCGACATGGCTGCTCTGGCCCGCCTGCAACACCGCGCCCCTGCGATGGCCGAGGCCGCCCCGCAGCGCGCGGGCAGCACTGCCAGCCCGACAGGAGGCGCTGTACCCGCTGGTGCGGCATCACCCAACGATTTTGCGTTGCAGTCTGCTGTGTCGCGTCCCGCCCAGCAGGGCCTGCTGGACGTCTCAGCGGACAAGGCCGTTGCGAAGCCGCGCCCTTCAGCCGGAGCTGGCCCTCAGATGAGCCTGCTTGATGTGGCCGACGAGCCGGAAGCGCCGCTCATAGGCCAATCCGGGCTGTTGCCCTCCTGCGCCGGGCGCGAGGTGGCGGTGGTCTGGCCCGGCGGGCAGGGCAAGCCCCCGCATGTGGGCGTGGCTGGCAGCGACGATTTTCGCTGGGGCGGCTCCACAGACGATTTGTGCACCTGGCTTGCCGGGGCGCAGCGACTGGTGACGGCTGACCTCAAGGCGCAGCTGATTGCCGCCGCCTGCTGGTGCAAGCTGCCAACCGAAGCCACGCCTCCCTTTTTCTTTGATCTTGGTCTGGCAGCCTACCTCATCAACCCCGAGGAAAGCGACTACGGCTGGCCCCGGCTGGCGGTGCGCTGGGGCGCGCCCCTGCGTGAAGGGCAGGGCGGCAACGGCCCGGCCAGCATGGCTCTGCGCATGGCTGCCGTTATGGAGCAGCGGCTGGAGGCCGATGGCCTGCTTGAACTCTACCGGGCGCTTGAGCTGCCGCTCACGCCCGTGCTGGCCCAGATGGAAGCGCGCGGCGTGGGCATTGACGCTGCAGCTTTTCAGACTTTTCTTTTAGACGTGCAGAGCGAGATTGACCGTCTCACGCAAGAAGTTTTTGCCGCAGTGGGAACCACCTTCAACATCCGCTCGGCGCAGCAGCTCGGCGAGGTGCTTTTTAACGCCCTCAAGCTGCCCTCGCCGCGCAAAACCCGTGGCGGGCAGGCCTCCACCAGTCAGGAAACACTGGAAAAGCTGGCGGGGCAGCACCCTGTGGTCGAGAGCATCCTGCAGTTTCGCAAGCTGGAAAAAATGCGCTCCACCTACCTGGACCCGCTGCCGCGCCTTGTGGATTCTCGCGGGCGCATCCATACGACCTTTAACCAGAAGGCCACGGCCACGGGGCGGCTTTCGTCCAGCAACCCCAACCTGCAGAACATCCCCGTGCGCGGGCCGCTGGGCAAGCGCATGCGTTCGTGTTTTATCGCCGGGCCGCAAAATCTGCTGGTTTCCGCCGACTATTCGCAGGTTGAGCTGCGCGTGCTGGCCCATATGTCGCAGGACGCCGCGCTGCTTGAGGCCTTTCGCAACGGCGAGGACATCCACGCCCGCACGGCGGCACTGGTGTACGACCTGCCGCCAGGCGAGGTAAGCCCTGACCAGCGGCGCAATGCAAAGACCATCAATTTTGGTCTTATCTACGGCATGGGCGCGCAAAAACTGGCGCAGGAGCTGAAAATCAGCTCCAACGAGGCCAAGGAATTCATTGCCCGCTACTTTGAGCGCCTCACCGGCCTCAAGGAATTTTATGAAGAAGTCGAGGCCGTTGCCAAACGGCAGGGCTATGTGACGACCCTTGGCGGGCGGCGGCGCCTGTTGCCCGACATCCATTCCGCCAACGGCCAGAACTATGCCCTGGCGCGGCGGCAGGCTATCAATACTGTTATTCAGGGATCAGCCGCCGACATCATCAAGCTTGCCATGCTGGCTGTGGCCCATGATGCAGAGTTGAAGCGGCTTGATGCGCGGTTGCTTTTGCAGGTGCACGACGAGCTGCTGCTGGAAGTGCCCACGGACGCGGCTGCCGCTGCGGGCGAGCGGGTGGCGGCGCTTATGAGCGGGGTTATGCCGGGGGGCGCGGCTTTGTCTGTACCGCTGGTTGTGGACTGGGGGCAGGGGCGTGACTGGGGCTCCGCCCACTAG
- a CDS encoding carboxymuconolactone decarboxylase family protein, whose translation MQNDRYAAGLAMLERVDGRGGEEVLESVRAISPDFARYLVEFPFGDIYSRSGLDLKSREIAVVAALTAMGNAAPQLRVHIAAALHVGCTRQEIMEVIMQMAVYAGFPAALNGLFAARDVFAEHEGR comes from the coding sequence ATGCAGAATGATCGTTATGCCGCAGGGCTTGCCATGCTGGAACGTGTGGACGGAAGGGGCGGAGAAGAGGTGCTTGAAAGCGTGCGGGCCATCAGCCCGGATTTTGCACGGTATCTTGTGGAGTTTCCTTTTGGCGATATTTACTCTCGGTCAGGGCTGGATCTGAAAAGCCGTGAAATAGCCGTGGTGGCGGCCCTGACTGCCATGGGCAATGCCGCGCCGCAGTTGCGCGTGCATATTGCCGCCGCCCTGCATGTGGGCTGCACGCGGCAGGAAATCATGGAGGTCATCATGCAGATGGCCGTGTACGCGGGTTTTCCCGCTGCGCTCAACGGGCTTTTTGCCGCAAGGGACGTGTTTGCCGAGCATGAGGGGCGGTAG
- a CDS encoding MlaD family protein, with the protein MNSQSYKTTVGAFVLGGLALLVMGIILLGGGRLFSNDLEYVMYFDGSVSGLSTGAPVVFRGVPMGSVTRINLVANSRDSNVTIPVYVRIDERSFVRASGTATPSESFQQEIIRRMVQRGLRARLQLQSLITGQYRVELDFYPSTAANFRSATPDMEIPTIPSPIDTLQSTLSQMPLEQMVNSLSAVLQNLALGLSDDKLGRALTAFTETFQEAHGILHAGSIRNNTEQVLNNLSSASDSVQKELPATMIAFREGMQSMAVAADQLRVATASAQGILGRDSPTMNDLRRLLKESTDAMRAMRALAETLERNPEALLRGKQGTR; encoded by the coding sequence ATGAACTCGCAATCATACAAGACGACTGTTGGCGCTTTTGTGCTGGGGGGCCTTGCCCTGCTGGTCATGGGCATCATCCTGCTGGGCGGAGGTCGCCTTTTCAGCAATGACCTTGAATACGTCATGTACTTTGACGGCTCGGTCAGCGGGCTTTCTACCGGCGCGCCGGTGGTGTTCAGGGGCGTGCCCATGGGCAGCGTTACGCGCATCAACCTGGTGGCCAATTCGCGCGACTCCAACGTGACCATCCCCGTTTACGTGCGCATCGACGAGCGCAGCTTTGTCCGCGCCAGCGGCACGGCCACGCCTTCGGAATCTTTTCAGCAGGAGATCATCCGCCGCATGGTGCAGCGGGGCCTGCGGGCGCGCCTGCAGCTGCAAAGCCTCATCACCGGCCAGTACCGCGTGGAGCTTGATTTCTATCCGTCCACGGCGGCCAACTTCCGCTCCGCTACGCCGGACATGGAAATTCCCACCATCCCCTCGCCCATCGACACGCTGCAGAGCACGCTTTCGCAGATGCCGCTTGAGCAGATGGTCAACTCACTAAGCGCCGTGCTGCAAAACCTGGCTCTGGGCCTGAGCGACGACAAACTTGGCAGGGCGCTCACGGCATTTACCGAAACCTTTCAGGAGGCCCACGGCATTCTGCACGCTGGCTCCATACGCAATAATACGGAGCAGGTTCTCAACAACCTGAGTTCTGCCAGCGACTCGGTGCAAAAAGAGCTGCCCGCCACCATGATCGCCTTCCGCGAGGGCATGCAGAGCATGGCCGTCGCGGCGGATCAGCTGCGCGTGGCCACGGCCTCGGCCCAGGGCATACTGGGGCGCGATTCGCCCACCATGAACGACCTGCGCCGTCTTCTCAAGGAAAGCACCGATGCCATGCGCGCCATGCGTGCCCTGGCCGAAACGCTTGAACGCAATCCCGAAGCGCTGCTCCGGGGTAAGCAAGGAACACGCTGA
- a CDS encoding prolyl-tRNA synthetase associated domain-containing protein has product MDQQENRKNVLRHLGQLGVDYAITEHPAVYTIEEMLNSGIKLMGEVCKNLFMRDSAGKRHFLVTIPNDKKAPLNILQQKLGTSRLSFASEKRLARYLKLHKGEVTPFGILNDEGRDVELVFDSTLEGNPCLGVHPNDNTATVWISFADLHRAVAAHGNRIHMLSLRGVRSPI; this is encoded by the coding sequence ATGGATCAGCAGGAAAATCGAAAAAATGTTCTTCGCCACTTGGGACAACTTGGCGTGGATTACGCAATAACGGAACATCCGGCGGTTTATACCATCGAGGAGATGCTAAACTCGGGTATCAAGCTCATGGGCGAGGTATGCAAAAACCTGTTCATGCGAGATTCCGCTGGCAAACGGCATTTTCTCGTCACCATACCCAACGACAAAAAAGCCCCGCTGAACATCTTGCAGCAAAAACTCGGAACATCCCGACTCAGCTTTGCGTCCGAGAAGCGCCTTGCCAGATACCTTAAGCTGCATAAGGGAGAAGTAACCCCCTTTGGCATTCTCAATGATGAAGGCCGCGATGTTGAGCTGGTATTTGATTCCACGCTTGAGGGCAACCCATGTCTGGGCGTGCACCCCAATGACAACACGGCAACGGTATGGATTTCTTTTGCAGATTTGCACCGAGCGGTTGCCGCACACGGAAACCGTATCCATATGCTCTCTCTGCGCGGGGTAAGGTCACCGATATAA
- a CDS encoding MlaE family ABC transporter permease, with translation MTVSVQGPLLRVCVGGRWNMDEPWPREAAAALSQTADQRIREVCLASEALGQWDSTLLVFVVQMVKAARVRNLTLRTELPEGLERLIKLAFAVPAKEGSARSKSTAGFVTRVGESVLALPPKLYDFLNFLGEVVLSIWRLFLGRAKMRPMDLFAAMHECGVAALPIISLTSLLFGLILAFVGAVQLTQFGAQIYVAGLVGIGMLRVMGAIMVGVVMSGRVGAAYAALIGTMQVNEEVDALSTLGISPHDFLVLPRVLALMAMIPLLTLYADLMGIIGGFLVGTAMLHLNPLEYVNATIQMVPFKHVIIGLVYGTVFGAIVAVAGCYQGIRCGRSAQAVGQATTTAVVQAIVGIIVATAIITIICNVLEV, from the coding sequence GTGACCGTATCTGTTCAGGGGCCGCTGTTGCGCGTGTGCGTTGGCGGGCGCTGGAATATGGACGAACCCTGGCCCAGGGAGGCAGCCGCCGCCCTGTCCCAGACCGCCGACCAGCGCATCCGCGAAGTGTGCCTTGCCAGCGAGGCCCTTGGGCAGTGGGACAGCACACTGCTTGTCTTTGTGGTACAGATGGTCAAAGCGGCTCGCGTCCGCAATCTCACGTTGCGCACCGAGCTGCCCGAAGGACTTGAGCGCCTCATCAAGCTGGCCTTTGCCGTACCCGCCAAGGAGGGCTCGGCCCGCAGCAAGAGCACGGCGGGCTTTGTGACCCGCGTGGGCGAGAGCGTGCTGGCATTGCCGCCCAAGCTTTATGATTTTCTTAATTTTCTTGGCGAAGTGGTGCTTTCCATCTGGCGGCTGTTTTTGGGCCGGGCCAAGATGCGCCCCATGGACCTGTTTGCGGCCATGCACGAATGCGGGGTGGCAGCCCTGCCCATCATATCGCTGACCAGCCTGCTGTTTGGCCTTATTCTGGCCTTTGTGGGCGCTGTGCAGCTTACCCAGTTTGGCGCGCAGATATACGTTGCCGGGCTGGTGGGCATAGGCATGCTGCGAGTCATGGGTGCCATCATGGTCGGCGTTGTCATGTCGGGCAGGGTGGGCGCGGCCTACGCCGCCCTTATCGGAACCATGCAGGTGAATGAAGAGGTAGACGCCCTCTCCACGCTTGGCATTTCTCCCCACGATTTTCTGGTATTGCCGAGGGTGCTGGCCCTCATGGCCATGATCCCCCTGCTGACCCTGTATGCAGACCTGATGGGCATTATTGGCGGTTTTTTGGTGGGCACGGCCATGCTGCACCTCAACCCGCTGGAATACGTCAACGCCACCATCCAGATGGTTCCGTTCAAGCATGTGATTATCGGTCTTGTGTACGGAACGGTTTTTGGCGCCATTGTGGCCGTGGCCGGGTGCTATCAGGGCATACGCTGCGGGCGCAGCGCCCAGGCCGTGGGCCAGGCCACCACCACCGCGGTGGTGCAGGCCATTGTGGGCATTATTGTGGCCACAGCCATCATCACCATCATCTGCAACGTGCTGGAAGTGTAA
- a CDS encoding ABC transporter ATP-binding protein, producing the protein MRNVSFDVRVGDIFMVMGGSGCGKSTLLRVLMGLKEPQQGSIAYNGEDFWNGTEESRRRIMRSTGVLFQGGALWSSMTLAENVGLPLQQYTDLSEDEIREQASLKLALAGLAGFEDYYPSEISGGMRKRAGLARALALDPQILFLDEPSAGLDPVSSRLLDDLILELRDSLGTTFVIVSHELSSIFTIARNSIFLDAQSRTVTASGNPSEMAKNPSTDQSAMLFLTRGGMRGHTEAQADDAQASTSHKEQAR; encoded by the coding sequence ATGCGCAACGTGTCGTTTGACGTGCGCGTGGGCGACATTTTTATGGTCATGGGCGGCTCCGGCTGCGGCAAAAGCACGCTGCTGCGCGTGCTCATGGGCCTCAAGGAACCACAACAGGGAAGCATCGCCTATAACGGCGAAGACTTCTGGAACGGTACGGAAGAAAGCCGCCGCCGCATCATGCGCAGCACAGGCGTGCTGTTTCAGGGAGGCGCGCTGTGGAGTTCCATGACCCTGGCGGAAAACGTGGGGCTGCCCCTGCAGCAGTACACTGACCTGTCTGAAGATGAAATCAGGGAGCAGGCTTCGCTCAAGCTGGCGTTGGCGGGTCTGGCCGGTTTTGAAGACTATTACCCCTCGGAGATCAGCGGCGGCATGCGCAAACGCGCGGGTCTGGCGCGCGCGCTGGCCCTTGACCCGCAGATACTCTTTCTGGACGAGCCCTCCGCGGGGCTTGACCCCGTAAGCTCGCGCCTGCTGGACGACCTTATCCTCGAGCTGCGCGACAGCCTGGGCACGACCTTTGTCATTGTTTCGCACGAGCTGTCGAGCATTTTTACCATTGCCCGCAACAGCATTTTTCTTGATGCGCAAAGCAGAACAGTCACCGCCAGCGGCAACCCCAGCGAGATGGCAAAGAACCCCTCCACCGACCAGAGCGCCATGCTCTTTTTGACCAGAGGCGGCATGCGCGGGCATACTGAAGCGCAGGCCGACGACGCGCAGGCGTCAACGTCACACAAGGAACAAGCCCGATGA
- a CDS encoding PqiC family protein — translation MQRNILILSLVLLALLSGCGRSAPTRYFLLESALDPVKADSLPSKNLRVAQVTVPDYLDRNSIVSRVNGQTELVVSQFHAWAEPVAHGVRRVVQEVLTPPMLAAGFNVLAAGDDTRADYVLLIDLQRLDGNFDSCAVLEARWTLKNRHDDVIARGIYADAEAVNGKTYDTLTAAESRMVRRMAEHLGNRLPELTRSKP, via the coding sequence ATGCAACGCAATATCCTTATACTCTCGCTTGTGCTGCTTGCGCTTTTGAGCGGCTGCGGACGCAGCGCGCCCACGCGCTACTTCCTGCTAGAAAGCGCGCTCGACCCGGTCAAGGCCGACAGCCTGCCCAGCAAAAATCTGCGGGTGGCGCAGGTTACCGTACCGGATTATCTGGACCGCAACAGTATTGTCAGCCGCGTGAACGGACAGACCGAGCTGGTAGTCTCGCAGTTTCACGCCTGGGCCGAGCCTGTGGCGCACGGCGTACGCCGGGTGGTGCAGGAGGTGCTTACCCCTCCCATGCTTGCGGCCGGGTTTAATGTGCTGGCGGCAGGCGACGACACCAGGGCGGACTATGTGCTGCTGATCGACTTGCAGCGCCTGGACGGCAACTTTGACTCCTGCGCCGTGCTTGAAGCGCGCTGGACGCTTAAAAACCGTCACGACGACGTGATCGCCCGCGGCATCTATGCAGACGCAGAAGCGGTAAACGGCAAAACCTACGACACGCTCACCGCAGCGGAAAGCCGCATGGTGCGTCGCATGGCGGAGCATCTGGGCAACCGACTGCCGGAACTGACACGGAGCAAACCATGA